One window of Ralstonia pickettii DTP0602 genomic DNA carries:
- a CDS encoding hypothetical protein (K10536: E3.5.3.12; agmatine deiminase [EC:3.5.3.12]): MTTVIHQDNADDRADVLQAHGLNGMRLALVALAAGPQPAQADLDLRFFNDLHLADILAEIAAEPARAGQIFRVRGGTRVRGGPAEGQVRVTAVTGIDNTRLGLRVEPVGDYSTYTLELVWDASRIDPFFSSLGFKFRPGCFTNDCAPPQEGRPLSPGPAIDYLAKDYDSFRHTLLTAMAQRVPGWNSTSEADLDQVLIDLFAAAADELSDYQDRVMAEAYLATVRKRVSLARHARLMDYHLHEGNQASTWLALDIAAGQAPFTLDDQELIISTGPSPVVAGTISFASRQRYLPEAARQRLDPLLNRLRLHTWRDAQPALRAGSTEADLVPVGGLATQAQAEALRDLVRTGAWRDLAIAEMRNPLTGAPPGRNPRKRQWLRLRAGNDAADTLFDPVMQTWLVRLRWRDEDALRFDYSFTTFCDGVAVPDISLFFGNLLPVYEGRPITVRFHDAGTTLPGDSATLKHRHYHRSHYHRMNRHGDDHDWILAALPDEGALAYLPAAAYGVPGRAEGEIPARSTLRVEVTTTDGTTDAWDEVESLVHSDDSPEQGDHFMVETDERRRSTLRFGNGRNGRLLPAGAVVEAGYQVGGGVSGNVGAGQLTFVQELAGTLGGAVTAAWNPFDVTDGRDPEPVEKVRRNAPEAYRARQLRAVTLADYVGRAEEVPGVSRAVARYAWTGSWRTVRVVIDPAGTVASGGTLDDRLRADVAAHLEAVRLIGEDLELRPPRYVPLDVRVTVCAEPGYWREDLRFVLEQEFSDGWTADGRPGFFHPDQWTFGQALHRSAIEGRIQRVAGIRHVVSIAMKRFNAPTPGAPGTAVLEMGFDEVVLLSNDPDHLERGLIRFEVQGGRQ, encoded by the coding sequence ATGACCACGGTGATCCACCAGGACAACGCCGACGACCGCGCCGATGTGCTCCAGGCGCACGGCCTGAACGGCATGCGCCTGGCGCTGGTCGCCCTGGCGGCAGGCCCGCAGCCGGCCCAGGCCGATCTCGACCTGCGGTTCTTCAATGACCTGCACCTCGCCGACATTCTCGCCGAGATCGCTGCAGAGCCCGCGCGCGCCGGCCAGATCTTCCGTGTGCGCGGCGGCACACGCGTGCGGGGCGGCCCCGCCGAGGGGCAGGTCAGGGTCACGGCGGTGACGGGCATCGACAACACGCGGCTGGGGCTGCGGGTGGAGCCGGTAGGCGACTATTCCACCTATACGCTCGAACTGGTGTGGGACGCCAGCCGCATCGATCCTTTCTTCAGCAGCCTCGGCTTCAAGTTCCGGCCCGGCTGCTTCACCAATGACTGCGCGCCGCCGCAGGAGGGCCGTCCGCTGTCGCCCGGCCCGGCGATCGACTACCTTGCCAAGGACTATGACTCGTTCCGCCACACGCTGCTGACGGCGATGGCGCAGCGCGTGCCCGGCTGGAACAGCACCAGCGAAGCGGACCTCGATCAGGTGCTGATCGACCTCTTCGCCGCTGCCGCCGACGAACTGTCCGACTACCAGGACCGCGTGATGGCCGAGGCGTACCTTGCCACGGTGCGCAAGCGCGTGTCGCTGGCGCGCCATGCGCGCCTGATGGATTACCACCTGCACGAAGGCAACCAGGCCAGTACCTGGCTGGCGCTCGACATTGCCGCAGGCCAGGCACCCTTCACGCTGGATGACCAGGAACTAATCATCAGCACCGGCCCCAGCCCGGTCGTGGCCGGCACCATCTCGTTCGCCAGCCGCCAGCGTTACCTGCCGGAGGCGGCGCGCCAGCGCCTGGATCCGCTGCTGAACCGCCTGCGCCTGCACACCTGGCGCGACGCGCAGCCGGCGCTGCGCGCGGGCAGCACCGAGGCCGACCTGGTGCCCGTGGGCGGCCTGGCCACGCAGGCGCAGGCCGAGGCGCTGCGTGATCTGGTCCGCACCGGCGCCTGGCGCGACCTCGCCATCGCGGAGATGCGCAATCCGCTGACAGGTGCGCCGCCGGGCCGCAATCCGCGCAAGCGTCAGTGGCTGCGGCTGCGCGCCGGCAACGATGCCGCCGACACGCTGTTCGACCCGGTGATGCAGACCTGGCTGGTGCGGCTGCGCTGGCGCGACGAGGACGCACTGCGCTTCGACTACAGCTTCACCACCTTCTGCGATGGGGTCGCGGTGCCCGACATCTCGCTGTTCTTCGGCAACCTGCTGCCGGTCTACGAGGGTCGTCCGATCACGGTGCGTTTCCACGACGCGGGCACAACCCTGCCCGGCGATTCGGCCACGCTCAAGCATCGCCACTACCACAGGAGCCACTACCACAGGATGAACCGGCATGGCGATGACCACGACTGGATCCTGGCCGCCTTGCCCGACGAGGGGGCGCTGGCCTACCTGCCGGCCGCCGCCTACGGCGTGCCAGGGCGGGCCGAGGGCGAAATTCCAGCACGGTCCACCCTGCGTGTCGAGGTCACGACCACGGATGGCACGACCGATGCGTGGGATGAAGTCGAAAGCCTGGTGCATAGCGACGACTCCCCCGAACAGGGCGATCACTTCATGGTCGAGACCGATGAAAGACGCCGCAGCACGCTGCGTTTCGGCAATGGCCGCAACGGGCGGCTGCTGCCGGCGGGCGCCGTCGTCGAAGCCGGCTACCAGGTCGGCGGAGGTGTCTCGGGCAATGTCGGCGCCGGCCAGCTCACCTTCGTGCAGGAACTGGCGGGCACGCTCGGCGGCGCCGTGACCGCGGCCTGGAACCCCTTCGACGTGACCGACGGACGTGACCCGGAGCCGGTGGAGAAGGTCCGCCGCAATGCCCCCGAGGCTTACCGCGCGCGCCAGCTGCGTGCCGTCACGTTGGCGGACTATGTAGGCCGCGCAGAGGAGGTCCCGGGCGTTTCGCGCGCGGTGGCACGTTATGCGTGGACCGGCAGCTGGCGCACCGTGCGGGTGGTGATCGACCCCGCCGGCACGGTGGCCTCCGGCGGAACCCTTGACGATCGGCTGCGCGCGGATGTGGCGGCACACCTGGAAGCGGTACGGCTGATTGGCGAGGACCTCGAACTGCGCCCTCCCCGCTATGTCCCGCTCGACGTGCGCGTCACCGTCTGCGCCGAACCCGGCTACTGGCGCGAGGACCTGCGCTTTGTGCTGGAGCAGGAATTCTCGGACGGCTGGACCGCTGACGGCCGCCCGGGCTTCTTCCACCCGGACCAGTGGACCTTTGGCCAGGCCCTGCACCGCAGCGCCATCGAAGGCCGGATCCAGCGGGTGGCCGGCATCCGCCATGTGGTCAGCATCGCCATGAAGCGCTTCAACGCACCCACCCCGGGCGCACCAGGCACCGCGGTGCTGGAAATGGGCTTCGATGAAGTCGTGCTGCTGAGCAACGACCCCGACCACCTCGAACGCGGCCTGATCCGCTTCGAGGTGCAGGGCGGGCGGCAATAG
- a CDS encoding hypothetical protein (K06903: K06903), translating into MALSNGRHLAFPFRIGDDGRTAAPGSDAEHVRDEVLQLLLTGPGERLFLPEFGGGVRTLVFEPASDVLRGVVKSRITQALSRWLGHRVVVELIDVRFGDEAAVPGTQPELLLDALTGGLEVTVKYRPAGSPDSRVIRFQRTGL; encoded by the coding sequence ATGGCACTTTCCAATGGCCGCCATCTGGCCTTCCCTTTCCGCATCGGCGACGACGGCCGCACCGCCGCGCCGGGCAGCGATGCCGAGCACGTTCGCGACGAGGTGCTGCAACTGCTGCTGACCGGGCCGGGAGAACGGCTGTTCCTGCCGGAGTTCGGGGGAGGCGTGCGCACGCTGGTGTTCGAGCCCGCTTCCGATGTGCTGCGCGGCGTGGTGAAGTCGCGCATCACGCAGGCGCTGTCGCGCTGGCTTGGCCACCGGGTGGTGGTCGAACTGATCGACGTGCGCTTCGGCGACGAGGCAGCGGTGCCCGGCACGCAGCCCGAGCTGCTGCTCGATGCGCTGACCGGCGGGCTGGAGGTGACGGTCAAGTACCGGCCCGCCGGCAGTCCGGATTCGCGCGTGATCAGGTTCCAGAGGACCGGGCTATGA
- a CDS encoding hypothetical protein (K10487: BTBD16; BTB/POZ domain-containing protein 16): MIDVTESIIEGLVERTGTSYFGKYRGIVTSVDDPENLCRIKARVDSVLHGQDTGWALPVSPFGGDGHGMVMLPEVGSGVWIEFEAGRLDSPIWSGAWWASGQRPAPQGAKVRVIVSSHGHKVILDDEGDELKLVHGSTGGPEIRLTGSEIVLSCGACEITISATNISLNNGQIKIGLAGVSLVNGAMAFGVPP; this comes from the coding sequence ATGATCGATGTCACGGAATCCATTATCGAGGGCCTGGTCGAGCGCACGGGGACCAGCTATTTCGGCAAGTACCGCGGCATCGTCACCAGCGTCGACGACCCCGAGAACCTGTGCCGGATCAAGGCCCGGGTGGACAGCGTGCTGCACGGCCAGGACACCGGGTGGGCGCTGCCGGTGTCGCCGTTCGGTGGTGACGGTCACGGCATGGTGATGCTGCCCGAAGTGGGTTCGGGCGTATGGATCGAGTTCGAGGCTGGACGCCTGGACAGTCCGATCTGGTCCGGCGCCTGGTGGGCCAGCGGCCAGCGCCCCGCCCCCCAGGGCGCGAAGGTGCGCGTGATTGTGTCCTCCCATGGTCACAAGGTGATCCTCGATGACGAGGGCGACGAGCTGAAACTGGTCCACGGCAGCACCGGTGGCCCTGAGATCAGGCTGACCGGCAGCGAGATCGTGCTGAGCTGCGGCGCATGCGAGATCACCATCAGCGCAACCAATATCTCGCTGAACAACGGGCAGATCAAGATCGGGCTGGCAGGGGTCAGCCTGGTCAACGGCGCGATGGCGTTCGGAGTGCCGCCATGA